One window of Medicago truncatula cultivar Jemalong A17 chromosome 2, MtrunA17r5.0-ANR, whole genome shotgun sequence genomic DNA carries:
- the LOC11415953 gene encoding wall-associated receptor kinase-like 8 isoform X1 translates to MILQFTIFHIILALIFPIFPPLTSAQQEDGIIAQQGCNSTCGTMSIPFPFGMKEPRCYADKWFEIECKLDNNSQNPKPYLKSLNLEVNNFYLDLGLVEIMNPIHRPNCRKYNNNKTVIINLGGGPFIYSQDYNKFLAVGCNNLAFIQSSGNMVGGCVSICDDNNINSNYFNLSSDGCNGRYCCETSLPMHLSEYNATLQGLRGPNISECSYALILSRRWVYFDGLSSYLSTYYLENFNKLEDMEYAPAMLEWEILNDMLINSTFQLPSDSYSNCYDSQVTSINNRNTGRQCQCFSGYFGNPYIAGGCTESEVFNNKNNRSKKSAIVGVSSSLGSIGFMIGLWLLHKDMKKRMIKKRKEKFFKRNGGLLLKQRMSSGEVNIDRTTLFTLKDLKKATDNFNKNRVLGKGGQGTVYKGMLVDGKIVAVKKFKVEGKVEEFINEFVILSQINNRNVVKILGCCLETEIPLLVYEFIPNGDLFQYLHDQNEDIPMTWDMRLRIGTEIAGALFYLHSIASQPIYHRDIKSTNILLDEKYRPKLADFGVSRIISIEATHLTTVVQGTFGYLDPEYFHTSQFTEKSDVYSFGVVLAELLTGKKPISAIGSGEYQNLASYFIQCIEEDMLFDIIDKRVTKEGEKEHVVAVANLAYRCLELNGRKRPTMKEVTLKLEGIRGLNKKLSAQQNHEEIELPEIEEHQPWDEFSTSSSLQIVDSQTYSTDSEVMHIIELK, encoded by the exons ATGATTCTGCAGTTTACAATATTTCATATCATCTTAGCTCTAATATTCCCCATATTTCCTCCATTAACATCAGCACAACAAGAAGATGGAATCATAGCACAGCAAGGTTGTAATTCAACATGCGGAACAATGTCAATTCCTTTTCCATTCGGAATGAAAGAACCTCGTTGTTATGCAGACAAATGGTTTGAAATAGAGTGCAAATTAgacaacaattctcaaaatCCAAAACCATATTTGAAGTCTTTAAATCTTGAGGTAAATAATTTTTACCTGGACTTAGGCTTGGTTGAGATTATGAATCCAATTCATCGTCCAAACTGTCGaaaatataataacaataaaaccGTTATTATAAACCTTGGAGGCGGTCCTTTCATATATTCACAGGATTACAACAAATTTCTAGCTGTTGGATGTAACAATCTTGCTTTTATACAATCAAGTGGAAACATGGTTGGTGGTTGTGTATCAATTTGCGATGACAACAACATAAACAGCAATTACTTCAATTTGAGTAGTGATGGTTGTAATGGAAGATATTGTTGTGAAACTTCATTGCCTATGCATCTTTCAGAATATAATGCGACGTTACAAGGTTTAAGGGGACCAAATATTAGTGAGTGTAGCTATGCTTTGATTTTAAGTCGTCGTTGGGTATATTTTGATGGGTTGTCATCATATTTGAGTACTTATTATCTTGAGAATTTTAATAAGTTGGAGGATATGGAGTATGCACCAGCAATGCTTGAGTGggaaattttgaatgatatgtTGATTAATTCTACATTTCAACTTCCTTCAGATTCATATTCAAATTGTTATGATTCCCAAGTTACATCCATAAATAACAGAAACACTGGTCGGCAATGCCAATGCTTCTCGGGTTACTTTGGCAATCCCTACATTGCTGGAGGCTGCACAG AAAGTGAAGTATTCAATAATAAGAACAACCGGTCAAAGAAGTCGGCTATTGTAG GGGTTTCATCAAGTCTCGGATCCATAGGTTTCATGATTGGTCTATGGTTATTACACAAAGATATGAAGAAAAGAATGATAAAGAAACGAAAAgaaaaattcttcaaaagaaATGGTGGTTTGTTGTTAAAACAAAGAATGTCTTCAGGAGAAGTAAATATTGACAGAACTACTCTCTTCACCTTAAAGGATCTAAAGAAAGCCACCGACAACTTCAATAAGAATAGAGTTCTTGGAAAAGGAGGTCAAGGAACAGTTTACAAAGGCATGCTAGTAGACGGTAAAATTGTTGCAGTGAAAAAGTTTAAGGTTGAAGGAAAGGTCGAAGAGTTTATTAACGAGTTTGTTATTCTTTCACAAATCAACAATAGAAATGTGGTCAAGATATTAGGATGTTGTTTGGAGACAGAAATTCCATTGCTTGTTTATGAATTCATTCCTAATGGTGACCTTTTTCAGTATTTGCACGACCAAAATGAAGACATACCAATGACATGGGACATGCGTTTGAGAATTGGTACGGAAATTGCTGGAGCATTATTTTACTTACACTCAATTGCATCTCAACCCATTTATCATAGAGATATCAAATCTACAAATATACTACTTGATGAAAAATATAGGCCAAAATTAGCAGATTTCGGAGTATCAAGAATAATTTCAATTGAAGCTACTCACCTTACCACAGTAGTTCAAGGTACTTTTGGTTACTTAGACCCTGAGTACTTTCATACAAGTCAATTTACTGAGAAAAGTGATGTGTACAGCTTCGGAGTTGTTCTTGCTGAACTTTTAACGGGTAAGAAGCCAATATCTGCAATAGGATCTGGGGAATACCAAAATTTAGCTTcctattttattcagtgtatagAGGAGGATATGTTGTTTGATATTATTGACAAAAGGGTTACGAAAGAAGGGGAGAAAGAACATGTCGTTGCAGTTGCAAATCTTGCGTATAGATGCTTAGAGTTGAACGGAAGAAAACGACCAACAATGAAAGAAGTTACATTAAAATTGGAAGGGATCAGGGGATTGAATAAGAAACTTAGTGCACAGCAAAACCATGAGGAAATTGAGCTTCCTGAAATTGAAGAGCACCAACCTTGGGATGAGTTTTCTACGTCGAGTTCATTGCAAATTGTTGACAGTCAAACATACTCCACAGACTCGGAGGTTATGcatattattgaattaaaatag
- the LOC11415953 gene encoding wall-associated receptor kinase-like 1 isoform X2: MPMLLGLLWQSLHCWRLHRFFKSEVFNNKNNRSKKSAIVGVSSSLGSIGFMIGLWLLHKDMKKRMIKKRKEKFFKRNGGLLLKQRMSSGEVNIDRTTLFTLKDLKKATDNFNKNRVLGKGGQGTVYKGMLVDGKIVAVKKFKVEGKVEEFINEFVILSQINNRNVVKILGCCLETEIPLLVYEFIPNGDLFQYLHDQNEDIPMTWDMRLRIGTEIAGALFYLHSIASQPIYHRDIKSTNILLDEKYRPKLADFGVSRIISIEATHLTTVVQGTFGYLDPEYFHTSQFTEKSDVYSFGVVLAELLTGKKPISAIGSGEYQNLASYFIQCIEEDMLFDIIDKRVTKEGEKEHVVAVANLAYRCLELNGRKRPTMKEVTLKLEGIRGLNKKLSAQQNHEEIELPEIEEHQPWDEFSTSSSLQIVDSQTYSTDSEVMHIIELK; this comes from the exons ATGCCAATGCTTCTCGGGTTACTTTGGCAATCCCTACATTGCTGGAGGCTGCACAGGTTTTTCA AAAGTGAAGTATTCAATAATAAGAACAACCGGTCAAAGAAGTCGGCTATTGTAG GGGTTTCATCAAGTCTCGGATCCATAGGTTTCATGATTGGTCTATGGTTATTACACAAAGATATGAAGAAAAGAATGATAAAGAAACGAAAAgaaaaattcttcaaaagaaATGGTGGTTTGTTGTTAAAACAAAGAATGTCTTCAGGAGAAGTAAATATTGACAGAACTACTCTCTTCACCTTAAAGGATCTAAAGAAAGCCACCGACAACTTCAATAAGAATAGAGTTCTTGGAAAAGGAGGTCAAGGAACAGTTTACAAAGGCATGCTAGTAGACGGTAAAATTGTTGCAGTGAAAAAGTTTAAGGTTGAAGGAAAGGTCGAAGAGTTTATTAACGAGTTTGTTATTCTTTCACAAATCAACAATAGAAATGTGGTCAAGATATTAGGATGTTGTTTGGAGACAGAAATTCCATTGCTTGTTTATGAATTCATTCCTAATGGTGACCTTTTTCAGTATTTGCACGACCAAAATGAAGACATACCAATGACATGGGACATGCGTTTGAGAATTGGTACGGAAATTGCTGGAGCATTATTTTACTTACACTCAATTGCATCTCAACCCATTTATCATAGAGATATCAAATCTACAAATATACTACTTGATGAAAAATATAGGCCAAAATTAGCAGATTTCGGAGTATCAAGAATAATTTCAATTGAAGCTACTCACCTTACCACAGTAGTTCAAGGTACTTTTGGTTACTTAGACCCTGAGTACTTTCATACAAGTCAATTTACTGAGAAAAGTGATGTGTACAGCTTCGGAGTTGTTCTTGCTGAACTTTTAACGGGTAAGAAGCCAATATCTGCAATAGGATCTGGGGAATACCAAAATTTAGCTTcctattttattcagtgtatagAGGAGGATATGTTGTTTGATATTATTGACAAAAGGGTTACGAAAGAAGGGGAGAAAGAACATGTCGTTGCAGTTGCAAATCTTGCGTATAGATGCTTAGAGTTGAACGGAAGAAAACGACCAACAATGAAAGAAGTTACATTAAAATTGGAAGGGATCAGGGGATTGAATAAGAAACTTAGTGCACAGCAAAACCATGAGGAAATTGAGCTTCCTGAAATTGAAGAGCACCAACCTTGGGATGAGTTTTCTACGTCGAGTTCATTGCAAATTGTTGACAGTCAAACATACTCCACAGACTCGGAGGTTATGcatattattgaattaaaatag
- the LOC11414869 gene encoding uncharacterized protein isoform X1 translates to MLFTRCNNLRILPLISISSKALYSTHFIGDKPVLVRDFIHSALYHPLHGYFSQKSRSVGVLPNTIKFNQLQGRKAYMKYLDNIYKQSDISWFTPVEIFKPWYAHAIAEAIMRTANFSVPLKIYEIGGGSGTCAKGIMDYIMLNAPPKVYNSMTYTSVEISPSLAEVQKETVGEVRSHIPKFRVECRDAADRSGWGDVEQQPCWVIMLEVLDNLPHDAVYSESQISPWMEVWVEKQHDRETLSELYKPLQDSLVTRCVEIMDLDKTKTTQSSAASILKSIWSKVYPKPRRCWLPTGCLKLLDVLHEVLPKMSLIASDFSYLPDVKIPGERAPLVSTKKDGRSTDYQDYMQAKGDADIFFPTDFWLLEQIDHYCSGWLKLQDDQSSKKGKKRRTITLETSAFMEEFGLPTKTITKDGYNPLLDDFKNTKFYLSVPTHNTK, encoded by the exons ATGTTGTTCACTCGCTGCAACAATCTCAGAATTCTTCCTCTCATTTCTATCTCCTCCAAag CTTTGTATTCTACTCACTTTATCGGCGATAAACCCGTTCTG GTTCGTGATTTCATTCATTCTGCACTTTACCATCCATTACACGGTTACTTCTCCCAAAAATCTCGTTCCGTTGGTGTTCTTCCTAATACTatcaaattcaatcaacttcAAG GCCGAAAAGCTTATATGAAATATTTGGATAATATTTACAAGCAGAGTGACATATCATGGTTTACTCCAGTGGAGATTTTTAAG CCTTGGTATGCCCATGCTATTGCTGAAGCCATCATGCGCACTGCAAATTTCTCTGTTCCTCTGAAA ATTTATGAAATTGGTGGTGGATCAGGAACATGTGCCAAGGGTATAATGGATTACATAATGTTGAATGCTCCTCCAAAAGTTTATAACAGTATGACTTACAC CTCAGTTGAGATTAGCCCTTCACTTGCTGAGGTGCAAAAAGAAACAGTTGGTGAAGTGCGTAGCCATATTCCGAAGTTCAGGGTAGAATGTCGCGATGCTGCTGACCGGAGTGGATGGG GGGATGTGGAGCAACAACCATGTTGGGTAATAATGCTTGAG GTACTTGATAATCTTCCGCATGATGCTGTCTATTCAGAGAGTCAAATCTCCCCATGGATGGAAGTCTGGGTTGAGAAACAGCATGACCG AGAAACACTCAGTGAGTTATACAAGCCATTGCAAGACTCACTTGTTACACGTTGTGTTGAGATCATGGACTTGgataaaaccaaaacaacacaAAGCAGTGCAGCATCAATACTTAAAAGTATTTGGTCTAAAGTTTACCCAAAACCACGTAGATGTTGGCTGCCAACTGGTTGCTTG AAATTACTTGATGTTCTCCATGAGGTGCTACCAAAGATGtctttgattgcttctgatttCAGCTACCTACCAGATGTGAAGATACCCGGTGAACGAGCCCCGTTGGTTTCAACTAAA AAAGATGGGAGAAGCACAGATTACCAAGATTATATGCAGGCTAAG GGTGATGCTGATATCTTTTTTCCTACAGACTTCTGGCTTTTAGAACAGATTGATCATTATTGTTCTGGGTGGTTAAAACTTCAAGACGATCAATCAtcgaaaaaaggaaagaaaaggaGAACAATAACG CTGGAAACATCAGCTTTCATGGAAGAGTTTGGTTTGCCGACAAAAACAATAACCAAAGATGGATACAACCCACTCTTGGATGACTTCAAGAATACCAAATTTTATCTGAGTGTCCCCACTCACAATACTAAGTAG
- the LOC11414869 gene encoding protein arginine methyltransferase NDUFAF7 homolog, mitochondrial isoform X2, which translates to MQNRHVWSYDPTTRHLTLITLVVCMMIFILTADRMPWYAHAIAEAIMRTANFSVPLKIYEIGGGSGTCAKGIMDYIMLNAPPKVYNSMTYTSVEISPSLAEVQKETVGEVRSHIPKFRVECRDAADRSGWGDVEQQPCWVIMLEVLDNLPHDAVYSESQISPWMEVWVEKQHDRETLSELYKPLQDSLVTRCVEIMDLDKTKTTQSSAASILKSIWSKVYPKPRRCWLPTGCLKLLDVLHEVLPKMSLIASDFSYLPDVKIPGERAPLVSTKKDGRSTDYQDYMQAKGDADIFFPTDFWLLEQIDHYCSGWLKLQDDQSSKKGKKRRTITLETSAFMEEFGLPTKTITKDGYNPLLDDFKNTKFYLSVPTHNTK; encoded by the exons ATGCAAAATCGACACGTATGGTCATACGATCCTACGACCCGGCACTTGACCCTGATTACATTGGTTGTCtgtatgatgatatttatattaacTGCAGACAGAATG CCTTGGTATGCCCATGCTATTGCTGAAGCCATCATGCGCACTGCAAATTTCTCTGTTCCTCTGAAA ATTTATGAAATTGGTGGTGGATCAGGAACATGTGCCAAGGGTATAATGGATTACATAATGTTGAATGCTCCTCCAAAAGTTTATAACAGTATGACTTACAC CTCAGTTGAGATTAGCCCTTCACTTGCTGAGGTGCAAAAAGAAACAGTTGGTGAAGTGCGTAGCCATATTCCGAAGTTCAGGGTAGAATGTCGCGATGCTGCTGACCGGAGTGGATGGG GGGATGTGGAGCAACAACCATGTTGGGTAATAATGCTTGAG GTACTTGATAATCTTCCGCATGATGCTGTCTATTCAGAGAGTCAAATCTCCCCATGGATGGAAGTCTGGGTTGAGAAACAGCATGACCG AGAAACACTCAGTGAGTTATACAAGCCATTGCAAGACTCACTTGTTACACGTTGTGTTGAGATCATGGACTTGgataaaaccaaaacaacacaAAGCAGTGCAGCATCAATACTTAAAAGTATTTGGTCTAAAGTTTACCCAAAACCACGTAGATGTTGGCTGCCAACTGGTTGCTTG AAATTACTTGATGTTCTCCATGAGGTGCTACCAAAGATGtctttgattgcttctgatttCAGCTACCTACCAGATGTGAAGATACCCGGTGAACGAGCCCCGTTGGTTTCAACTAAA AAAGATGGGAGAAGCACAGATTACCAAGATTATATGCAGGCTAAG GGTGATGCTGATATCTTTTTTCCTACAGACTTCTGGCTTTTAGAACAGATTGATCATTATTGTTCTGGGTGGTTAAAACTTCAAGACGATCAATCAtcgaaaaaaggaaagaaaaggaGAACAATAACG CTGGAAACATCAGCTTTCATGGAAGAGTTTGGTTTGCCGACAAAAACAATAACCAAAGATGGATACAACCCACTCTTGGATGACTTCAAGAATACCAAATTTTATCTGAGTGTCCCCACTCACAATACTAAGTAG